Genomic segment of Agrobacterium larrymoorei:
GTCAACCGCGAGCCCTATGAGCTCGATCCGCGCATGTTCGATGGCACGTTGCCATCCTATGCCAATATCGGTTCGATGCGCGTTGCAGGCGGTCTGGGAACCGTGCCGCGTATTGTGGCCGAAAACATGGATATCTATGCCCATCGCCTTTCCGTGGAAGAGGGGCTGTCGCGTATCGAAGGCATCTACAAGCCCTACCACGCCTGCCTGCGCAGGCTGGTATCGCGCACGCATGCGCAGTTCGGCATGGCGGTGCTGGTCGATTGTCACTCCATGCCCGGCAATATCCGGCTTGCTGGTTCCAATATCAGGCCGGATATCATCATCGGTGATCGCTACGGCACCAGCGCCTCGGCAGAGATTTCGCGTGCTGCCCTGCATTTCCTCGAAGAGCTGGGCTTCAACGCGGTCTGCAACAAGCCTTATGCGGGCGGCTTCATCACCGAACATTACGGGCGTCCCATTCGCTCGCTGCATGCAGTGCAGATCGAGGTCAATCGCAGCCTGTATGTGGATGAAAAGACTTTGCTGAAGGCGCCGGATTTCGCCGCCATGCAGTCCGCACTCGAAATCTTCATGCGGCAGTTTTCGGCTTTCGTGTCCGAATATGCCGTCGAGATGGCGTTCGCCGCCGAATAATTCCTGAAAATTCGAATGTTGAGAGACCGCTGGCCTGTGCCCTGCGGCCAAAAAAAACCGCGCCTTGGCGCGGTCAAGTCTAGGGAGGAAACACCCAAGGAGGGTATTTACAGTCAAAGACTGTGCTTCAAAGACTAGGTCATTTTGCCCATTTGTCAATCATATTTATTTATGCCTATTAGTTGAGCAATTATTGAGGCGTTGCATTGTGATGATGCGAAATACAGCCGAAGCTGCTGCTTGAAGAGGCATTTCGAGAAAGAATCACCTCAGCATGCGCGCAGCGCCAAGGGAGTGGACGCCGTAGGCAAAGCCGCGCTATGTCATCTCCAGTCAATGATAGATGCCGGGGATTTTGATGCTGCCAGATCGTGATTTCTTCTTTCGTCTCGCCGATGCTGCAAAGGCCGAGACGCTGCCGCGTTTTCGCACTGGCATCGCGGTGGATAACAAGCAGGCGGGCGGATACGATCCGGTCACGGAAGGCGATCAGGCTGCTGAGACGGCCATCCGCGCATTGATTTCAACTACCTTCCCCGAGCATGGCGTGCTGGGCGAAGAGCATGGCAGCATCGGTCTTGATCGTGAGCATATCTGGGTCATCGATCCAATCGATGGCACACGCGCTTTCATCTCCGGTGTGCCCGTCTGGGGAACGCTGATCGGCTTCCAGTCCAATGGGCGCTCCGTGATGGGCGTTATGGACCAGCCCTTTATCGGCGAACGCTATTTCGCTGATGGTGAAAGAGCCTGGTATAAAGGGCCGGATGGCGAACGGCAGATAAAGACGCGTGCCTGCCAGTCGCTTTCGGATGCCGTGCTGTTTACGACATCACCGCACATCTTCACGGCTGAAGAGTCCGCGCGTTATACCCAGGTGCAAGATAAGGTTCGGCTTTTCCGTTATGGCGTGGATTGCTACGCCTATGCGCTGCTTGCCGCAGGCCACGTCGATCTCGTCATCGAAACCAGCCTCAAGCCCTATGATGTCGGCGCGCTGATCCCCATCATCGAGCAGGCGGGCGGCACCATCACGACGTGGGATGGCGGACGACCGGAAGGGGCAGGGCGCATCATCGCGGCTGGCAGCAGGCAGGTTCACCAGGAAGCGCTGGCCATTCTTTCCGGGCTTTGAGGAGCTTCATTCTTCCGGAGCGAAAAAGGCGTCGATGGCGGCCAGTGCCTGGGCGCGATAAATATCGAGTTCCTGAAACAACTCATGGAAAGCGCCAGTTACGGGAATGAGCTGTGCGGCCCGGAAGTTTCGGGAAAGCTCTTCCTGTGCGGCGTAAGGCGTGATCGTATCACGCACCGCGGCCAGAAGCAGGGTCGGCACGGTGATATGGGTCAGATGGTCCTGCCGCGTAACCTTGGGCATGACTTTCAGCGCTTCATAAAGCCAGCGAGCCGTTGGCGCGCCGATGAAAAGCTCCGGTCGCTCGCTGATCAGCTTTATGTTCCGGGTAAACCGGGCGGGATCGGAGGTTAGCGGGTTGCCGTTGAAATCGCGCTCGCGTTGATCTCTGCCCAGTTGCACGCCGCCGAGACCGATCAATGTCAGGCAGGTGGCGATGAGCTTGATCCAGCGGGGAGACATCACCTGGCCGCTCAACGAAATGAAGGGCGAGCAGAGCGCCATGCGCTCCACCCGGTTGGAAAGATCCGGCGCCATGGAGAGCGCAGCCAAGGCCCCGGTGGAATGCGCGACGAGAAAGAAGGGCAGGCGCGTATCCGGCAGCACGACCTGTTCCAGAAACAGCGAGATATCCTTCTGATAATCGGAAAAGCGGCGCACATAGCCTGCGTGGATATTCTTCAGCAGGCGTTCGGAGCC
This window contains:
- a CDS encoding alpha/beta fold hydrolase encodes the protein MTEATLYATTDNPVPENHIVGTFNGHKNKKLRYAIFKSERSVARGTIVLLHGRNEAIEKYFETINDLTAKGFWVATFDTRGQGGSERLLKNIHAGYVRRFSDYQKDISLFLEQVVLPDTRLPFFLVAHSTGALAALSMAPDLSNRVERMALCSPFISLSGQVMSPRWIKLIATCLTLIGLGGVQLGRDQRERDFNGNPLTSDPARFTRNIKLISERPELFIGAPTARWLYEALKVMPKVTRQDHLTHITVPTLLLAAVRDTITPYAAQEELSRNFRAAQLIPVTGAFHELFQELDIYRAQALAAIDAFFAPEE
- a CDS encoding N-formylglutamate amidohydrolase, whose translation is MDWITGEYELFEVREPAVHSIPFVYNSPHSGRCYPVSFLESSRLDSYEIRRSEDYFVDELFSAATEIGAPLLRANFPRAYLDVNREPYELDPRMFDGTLPSYANIGSMRVAGGLGTVPRIVAENMDIYAHRLSVEEGLSRIEGIYKPYHACLRRLVSRTHAQFGMAVLVDCHSMPGNIRLAGSNIRPDIIIGDRYGTSASAEISRAALHFLEELGFNAVCNKPYAGGFITEHYGRPIRSLHAVQIEVNRSLYVDEKTLLKAPDFAAMQSALEIFMRQFSAFVSEYAVEMAFAAE
- the hisN gene encoding histidinol-phosphatase, with the protein product MLPDRDFFFRLADAAKAETLPRFRTGIAVDNKQAGGYDPVTEGDQAAETAIRALISTTFPEHGVLGEEHGSIGLDREHIWVIDPIDGTRAFISGVPVWGTLIGFQSNGRSVMGVMDQPFIGERYFADGERAWYKGPDGERQIKTRACQSLSDAVLFTTSPHIFTAEESARYTQVQDKVRLFRYGVDCYAYALLAAGHVDLVIETSLKPYDVGALIPIIEQAGGTITTWDGGRPEGAGRIIAAGSRQVHQEALAILSGL